In Clostridium sp. SY8519, one genomic interval encodes:
- a CDS encoding FAD-binding oxidoreductase has protein sequence MLMNEQAYKEIEAIVGPENITADPQICDTYSQFNFHRPDPEIWWCRPDAIVLPGSTEEVSAFVKVCNKYKIKYKAHSTGYGAHNGATSPDMVLVDLRRMNKIVEIDEKNMVAVIEPYAVGGAIQAEAWKRGMNVCITTAGPQSSVLASIAAHLGGSCASVSMGYNGRNMLACEWVAPNGDIITIGSADSDAGWFSADGPGPSAKAFIRGFNGYDGALGIFTKAAVKLYHWAGPDDYTIANDGNLYEADVQVPENMHFYTLITKDWETTTNAFYKIAECEICYYMNKFSIGITGRGYMPEFFEEAVKYPHLREALKMGRHRTVMVVIGNSERDLQYKVDCLKKIAEEENGILIGGHAETPYAKVHLCSLCRADGYASLFNGPGSFHVAMGADEALDVVFKQAQYAQEIKERMIANEETIDDLGDGAYVAICGQQPIGHNEAVMMIDMDDEKSASAMMNFSIETGKVLYEKALGGIGFAAFGGPEQIMMFNDKVYKYYSHIQRIKGAVDPDNLGAMTFV, from the coding sequence ATGTTAATGAATGAACAGGCTTATAAAGAAATCGAAGCGATCGTAGGCCCTGAGAATATCACGGCAGATCCGCAGATCTGTGATACCTATTCACAGTTTAATTTCCATCGTCCGGATCCGGAGATCTGGTGGTGCAGACCGGATGCGATCGTTTTGCCGGGAAGTACAGAGGAAGTATCCGCATTTGTAAAGGTCTGCAACAAATATAAGATCAAATACAAAGCACATTCCACCGGTTACGGCGCACACAACGGCGCAACATCACCGGATATGGTTCTCGTGGATCTTCGCCGGATGAATAAGATCGTTGAGATCGATGAGAAAAACATGGTCGCTGTCATTGAACCATATGCAGTCGGCGGCGCGATTCAGGCAGAAGCATGGAAAAGAGGGATGAATGTTTGCATTACCACAGCCGGACCGCAGTCATCTGTCCTGGCAAGTATCGCAGCGCATCTTGGCGGCTCCTGTGCATCTGTTTCCATGGGATATAACGGAAGAAATATGCTGGCATGTGAGTGGGTTGCACCGAATGGTGACATCATCACCATCGGATCGGCGGACAGTGATGCAGGATGGTTTTCCGCAGATGGTCCGGGACCTTCCGCAAAAGCATTCATCCGTGGATTTAACGGATATGACGGAGCGCTTGGTATCTTCACGAAAGCAGCAGTTAAGCTGTATCACTGGGCAGGACCGGATGACTACACGATCGCGAACGATGGAAATCTGTATGAAGCAGATGTTCAGGTGCCGGAAAACATGCATTTCTACACCCTGATCACCAAAGATTGGGAGACCACGACGAACGCATTCTACAAGATCGCGGAATGCGAGATCTGCTACTACATGAACAAGTTCTCCATTGGTATCACAGGCCGTGGATATATGCCGGAGTTCTTTGAAGAAGCAGTCAAATACCCGCATTTAAGAGAAGCGTTAAAGATGGGGCGTCACCGTACCGTTATGGTTGTGATAGGTAACAGCGAACGTGATTTGCAGTATAAAGTGGATTGCTTAAAGAAAATCGCGGAAGAAGAGAACGGTATCCTGATCGGCGGACATGCTGAGACACCATATGCAAAAGTACACCTTTGTTCCCTCTGTCGTGCAGACGGATATGCATCCCTTTTCAACGGTCCGGGATCCTTCCATGTGGCAATGGGCGCGGACGAGGCACTCGATGTTGTCTTCAAACAGGCGCAGTACGCACAGGAGATCAAAGAGCGGATGATCGCAAATGAAGAAACCATTGATGACCTTGGCGACGGTGCTTATGTCGCAATCTGCGGTCAGCAGCCGATCGGACATAACGAAGCGGTTATGATGATCGATATGGATGATGAGAAATCAGCCAGTGCGATGATGAACTTCTCGATCGAGACCGGAAAGGTCCTTTATGAGAAGGCACTTGGTGGAATCGGCTTTGCCGCATTCGGCGGACCGGAACAGATCATGATGTTCAACGATAAGGTTTATAAATACTACAGCCACATTCAGAGAATCAAGGGTGCAGTTGACCCGGATAACCTGGGTGCCATGACATTTGTATAA
- a CDS encoding NAD(P)/FAD-dependent oxidoreductase, whose translation MAEKKNVIIVGGGCAGLSAAYHLHKKGYGVEVYEAQDRFGGRMGIYEENGYLIDEYAQFVHPSYKKAKEMLTEMGIIDDLQPFDLGGGMNVWFNNHWVSAFPNPEDPEAVAANKEWIDYMGEDNFNAFVGYCAKYCDGKFYEGSTDWMMDCDKDDGGNFGDFVKENFGERVLENFVQPVVASLGLEYPEKCGVAFGLQIVWTVLVGGAAVLKGGLGRLANEIVNIIGEEHVHLGAPVAEIVIEDNKTKGIRLESGEFIECNTVVCATTAPAALKITPGLPEYMRKPVERVTLCRTIHSTLFFDKKLTDGKKPVGGLLPRALGEPFCTCMFQSSRNPVALPDDHSDAMSVFYFGEDQLPKYWDLSEEEILEHTFSVVKKYFSELPDHYIGGHVVKAPQANFTMQNGCPSAIKEMRDNHYRDVEGFFFSGDYMYTGSYESALNCGCNVARCIDGEIESI comes from the coding sequence ATGGCAGAAAAGAAAAACGTGATCATCGTAGGCGGCGGCTGTGCGGGACTGAGTGCAGCGTATCATCTGCATAAAAAAGGCTATGGTGTGGAAGTATATGAAGCACAGGATCGCTTCGGTGGACGTATGGGTATCTACGAAGAGAATGGGTATCTGATCGATGAGTATGCGCAGTTTGTGCATCCGAGCTACAAAAAAGCAAAAGAGATGCTGACAGAAATGGGGATCATCGATGATCTTCAGCCGTTCGATCTAGGTGGCGGTATGAACGTCTGGTTTAACAATCACTGGGTTTCCGCTTTCCCGAATCCGGAGGATCCGGAAGCAGTGGCTGCAAACAAAGAGTGGATCGACTACATGGGTGAGGATAACTTCAATGCGTTTGTCGGTTACTGTGCAAAATACTGTGACGGCAAGTTTTATGAAGGCTCTACCGATTGGATGATGGACTGTGACAAAGATGATGGCGGCAACTTTGGTGATTTCGTCAAAGAGAATTTCGGTGAACGCGTTCTGGAAAACTTTGTACAGCCGGTCGTAGCATCTTTGGGGCTGGAGTACCCGGAAAAATGTGGTGTGGCATTTGGTCTTCAGATCGTATGGACGGTTCTGGTCGGTGGCGCAGCAGTCTTAAAAGGCGGCCTCGGAAGACTGGCAAACGAGATCGTTAACATTATCGGAGAAGAGCATGTTCATCTGGGCGCACCGGTTGCGGAGATCGTGATCGAAGACAATAAAACAAAAGGTATCAGGCTCGAATCCGGTGAATTCATCGAGTGCAATACTGTTGTCTGTGCAACAACCGCTCCGGCTGCATTAAAGATCACACCGGGACTGCCTGAATATATGAGAAAGCCGGTTGAGCGTGTAACACTTTGCAGAACCATTCATTCCACGCTGTTCTTTGATAAGAAGCTGACAGATGGTAAGAAACCGGTTGGCGGTCTGCTTCCGAGAGCGCTTGGCGAACCGTTCTGCACCTGTATGTTCCAGTCATCCAGAAACCCGGTTGCACTTCCGGATGATCATTCAGATGCAATGAGTGTATTTTACTTTGGAGAAGATCAGTTGCCGAAGTACTGGGATCTTTCAGAAGAGGAGATCCTTGAGCACACATTCAGTGTTGTAAAGAAATATTTCTCAGAACTGCCGGATCACTATATCGGCGGTCATGTTGTAAAAGCGCCGCAGGCAAACTTTACGATGCAGAACGGCTGTCCGTCCGCGATCAAAGAGATGCGCGATAACCACTACAGGGATGTAGAAGGCTTCTTCTTCTCTGGTGATTATATGTACACAGGTTCTTATGAATCTGCATTAAACTGTGGCTGCAATGTGGCACGCTGCATCGATGGTGAGATTGAAAGTATTTAA
- a CDS encoding MFS transporter, giving the protein MAQSKQKVSNNFGVRGWLIIIFFGVMLFLNSSLTADGMNIILPTLAGKIGTDPNAMLSLNGVGGWIAVVGAFVLSGLVQKVGAKKVILVSLAIVAISFLSLTFIKGMAGWAVCIILINVFANGMSFCGGSALIASWFPTKKGMAMGWSTMGNNMASAVFIPIFSIMLGANVNMPFYGYFIFMVIMFILGVIIIKNKPEECGLLPDNDPASVEKVKALEEEMANYKSPWTVGRILKDKDIWCAGLGYGLLFMCTVGLVSQFVARAMGVGFEQNMAVGMLSIAAVIGIVASYLWGVLDTKMGTKLASVVLAIFFAIAILLNILPGHVTFIIYTVMLGCALGGNTNFSTSMCASLFGRKNFQRAFNFVFPVSCIFRAAAAVILGAILGATGGNFTIAYLVFMVGAIVAAVLFGCINMTPKAE; this is encoded by the coding sequence ATGGCACAGAGTAAACAAAAAGTAAGTAACAATTTTGGAGTCAGAGGATGGCTGATCATCATCTTCTTCGGTGTAATGCTGTTCTTAAATTCTTCATTGACGGCAGACGGTATGAATATCATCCTTCCGACGTTGGCCGGAAAGATCGGTACAGATCCGAATGCCATGCTCAGTCTGAATGGAGTTGGCGGTTGGATCGCAGTAGTTGGGGCATTTGTTCTGTCCGGACTTGTTCAGAAGGTCGGCGCAAAAAAAGTAATCCTGGTTTCTTTGGCAATTGTTGCAATCTCTTTCCTTTCTTTGACATTTATCAAAGGAATGGCAGGATGGGCAGTATGTATTATCTTAATTAATGTATTTGCAAATGGTATGAGCTTCTGCGGTGGTTCCGCACTGATCGCAAGCTGGTTCCCGACCAAAAAGGGAATGGCAATGGGATGGTCTACCATGGGTAACAACATGGCATCAGCAGTATTTATTCCAATCTTCTCGATCATGCTTGGTGCAAATGTAAATATGCCATTCTATGGTTACTTTATCTTTATGGTGATCATGTTCATTCTGGGTGTTATCATCATTAAGAATAAACCGGAAGAATGTGGCCTGCTTCCGGATAATGATCCGGCATCTGTAGAAAAAGTAAAAGCACTCGAAGAAGAAATGGCAAACTACAAGAGCCCGTGGACTGTAGGAAGAATCTTAAAAGACAAAGACATCTGGTGCGCAGGTCTTGGCTATGGTCTGTTATTCATGTGTACGGTTGGTCTGGTTTCACAGTTTGTGGCACGCGCAATGGGTGTTGGCTTTGAGCAGAATATGGCAGTTGGAATGCTTTCCATTGCAGCTGTAATTGGTATCGTAGCCAGCTATTTATGGGGTGTATTAGACACAAAGATGGGCACAAAGCTGGCATCTGTTGTCCTGGCGATCTTCTTTGCGATCGCGATCCTTCTTAACATTCTGCCGGGGCATGTAACGTTTATCATTTATACAGTAATGCTTGGCTGTGCACTTGGTGGAAACACAAACTTCTCGACATCGATGTGTGCATCTCTGTTCGGACGGAAAAACTTCCAGAGAGCATTCAACTTTGTATTCCCGGTAAGCTGTATATTCCGTGCAGCAGCAGCGGTCATCCTGGGTGCGATCCTTGGCGCAACAGGCGGGAACTTTACGATTGCTTATCTGGTATTCATGGTAGGTGCGATCGTTGCAGCGGTGCTGTTTGGATGCATCAACATGACGCCGAAGGCGGAGTAA
- a CDS encoding helix-turn-helix transcriptional regulator, with protein sequence MTVKTANEINTDIAKRLAKIRRRKGFSQKKLAARSGVSLGSLKRFEQTGEVSLHSLTKMAIALGLEEQLLELFADIPPATIEEVIREQG encoded by the coding sequence TTGACAGTAAAAACAGCAAATGAAATTAATACTGATATAGCAAAGCGGTTGGCGAAGATAAGACGCCGGAAAGGGTTTTCTCAAAAAAAGCTGGCCGCCCGGTCAGGAGTCAGTTTGGGTTCTTTGAAGCGGTTTGAACAGACGGGAGAAGTGTCCTTACATTCCCTGACGAAAATGGCGATCGCATTAGGGCTGGAAGAACAGCTGCTGGAACTATTTGCAGACATCCCGCCGGCAACCATTGAGGAGGTTATTCGTGAGCAGGGTTAA
- a CDS encoding type II toxin-antitoxin system HipA family toxin produces the protein MQTSRRQPLRRLFVSRVNQLSVLYHGRLVGTLALYQNRFAAFEYHKDWLADGFSISPFSLPLEQKLYLPKIDPLDGLHGVFADSLPDGWGRLLVDRLMRKKGYNPAALGNLDRLAIVGDSGMGALTYRPEWSLEEKPQERDLDETALACQKILKAEYTDDLDHLFALGGSSGGARPKILTNIDGEEWLIKFPSSNDEQEVGLQEYEYALCAKACGIDMEKVRLFPSEKCSGYFGTRRFDRKSEGDGKKRIHMISAAGLLETSHRIPNLDYDLLMRLTLQLTNDMAECEKLYRRMCFNVFAHNRDDHSRNFSWLYLEKENRWVLSPAYDLTYSNSIGGEHATTVHGNGADPGMADILEVAKEIGIDKRKANSIAKQVQDCVQEQLEEYLFCH, from the coding sequence TTGCAGACATCCCGCCGGCAACCATTGAGGAGGTTATTCGTGAGCAGGGTTAACCAACTTTCCGTATTGTACCATGGCAGGCTGGTTGGAACGCTCGCGTTGTATCAGAACCGGTTTGCTGCATTCGAGTATCACAAAGACTGGCTGGCTGATGGATTTTCCATCAGCCCGTTTTCGCTACCGTTAGAGCAGAAGCTGTATCTTCCGAAAATCGATCCGCTGGACGGTTTACACGGTGTATTTGCGGACAGTCTGCCGGATGGATGGGGAAGGCTTTTGGTGGACCGCCTGATGCGTAAAAAAGGGTATAACCCTGCGGCGCTTGGCAATCTGGATCGCCTGGCAATCGTTGGAGATTCCGGCATGGGGGCGTTGACTTACAGGCCGGAATGGAGTTTAGAAGAAAAGCCGCAGGAACGGGATCTGGATGAGACAGCCCTTGCATGTCAGAAAATCCTGAAGGCTGAATATACAGATGATCTGGATCATTTATTTGCGCTTGGCGGATCATCCGGCGGTGCCAGACCAAAAATCCTGACAAACATCGATGGTGAGGAATGGCTGATCAAATTCCCTTCTTCAAATGATGAGCAGGAGGTCGGCTTGCAGGAATATGAATATGCACTTTGTGCGAAAGCGTGTGGCATTGACATGGAAAAGGTGCGGTTATTTCCATCCGAAAAATGTTCCGGTTATTTTGGTACCAGACGATTTGACAGGAAAAGTGAAGGAGACGGCAAAAAAAGGATTCACATGATTTCTGCTGCAGGGCTCTTAGAGACATCTCATCGTATTCCAAATCTGGACTATGACTTGCTGATGCGCTTGACATTGCAACTCACAAATGATATGGCAGAGTGTGAAAAGCTGTATCGCAGAATGTGCTTTAATGTATTTGCACACAATCGGGATGACCATTCCAGAAATTTCTCATGGCTATATCTGGAAAAGGAAAACAGGTGGGTTCTGTCACCGGCATATGATCTGACATACAGTAACTCTATCGGAGGAGAGCATGCAACAACAGTGCACGGCAATGGAGCTGATCCGGGCATGGCGGATATTCTGGAAGTAGCAAAGGAGATCGGGATAGACAAAAGAAAAGCCAACAGCATAGCAAAGCAGGTGCAAGATTGTGTACAGGAGCAGTTGGAGGAGTATTTATTCTGTCATTGA
- a CDS encoding LysR family transcriptional regulator, with product MTLKQIEGFCYLAQTLNFSKAAELLFLSQPAFSRMIVSMEKELGCQLFIRSKTEPKLTLAGEQIYQHMKVMLREYEDINGIAKLASQDKLGSLRIGMLDNGLTEKSRNLILGFQDANPDVELILREYSEVEIFRALEMGWIDVALVIHFPEIFRQTMTGIVTETSRECVILHRSNPLSQKEEVEIAELKNEKFIMLRESKSQMGYNMVMSECLRNGFTPDIVMKADSVSSALSAVACNIGCTILTDALQHLPGEDVLFIPIAGSTLCDHWLVWNKEIANEKIPELKAFIEARI from the coding sequence ATGACACTAAAACAGATCGAAGGTTTTTGTTACCTTGCGCAAACATTGAATTTTTCCAAGGCTGCTGAGCTGTTATTTTTATCACAGCCTGCTTTTAGCCGCATGATCGTATCGATGGAAAAGGAACTGGGGTGTCAGCTGTTTATTCGGAGTAAAACGGAGCCAAAACTGACCCTGGCGGGAGAACAGATCTATCAGCACATGAAGGTGATGTTGAGAGAGTACGAAGACATTAACGGCATCGCGAAGCTGGCCAGTCAGGACAAACTCGGAAGCCTTCGAATCGGGATGCTGGACAATGGACTGACGGAAAAGAGCAGAAATCTGATTCTGGGATTTCAGGACGCCAATCCGGATGTGGAGCTGATCCTGAGGGAATATTCAGAAGTGGAAATATTCAGAGCGCTGGAGATGGGCTGGATTGATGTGGCATTAGTGATTCATTTTCCGGAAATATTCCGGCAGACGATGACAGGAATCGTGACGGAGACCAGCCGGGAATGCGTGATATTACACAGAAGCAATCCGCTGTCGCAGAAAGAAGAAGTTGAAATCGCGGAATTGAAAAATGAAAAGTTCATCATGCTGCGGGAGAGCAAATCCCAAATGGGTTACAATATGGTGATGAGTGAATGCCTGCGGAATGGATTCACGCCGGATATCGTTATGAAAGCAGATTCTGTTTCCAGTGCGCTATCTGCAGTTGCCTGCAATATCGGCTGCACGATCCTGACAGACGCGCTGCAGCATCTGCCAGGAGAGGATGTTTTGTTTATACCGATTGCCGGAAGTACTTTGTGTGACCATTGGCTAGTCTGGAATAAAGAGATTGCAAACGAAAAGATTCCGGAACTCAAGGCTTTTATCGAAGCGCGTATTTGA
- a CDS encoding MFS transporter, whose translation MHTNSHYNKENKRNKEAAYGAWIKVFFKTLFTNKYALLLLIYILLQQIAGGTITAGGTYYFQHVYGDINGFSQMMAVTVVAAVIALLVCPFLVKKIGSKKMFSLGCILTVICYIIMIISGRHTLITLLICLPLSQVFGQMFLMTQAGPIAAAVSDYSFKNTGVHVEGITSSVVNIDIKVGTAIATGVLGLIMSIGGYAEGAAEQSVRAVNSIYFAYMIVPLIIFAVLGILFMTTYKLETPTEIA comes from the coding sequence ATGCATACAAATAGCCATTACAATAAAGAAAACAAAAGAAATAAGGAGGCGGCATATGGAGCATGGATCAAAGTTTTCTTTAAAACCCTGTTCACCAATAAATATGCTTTATTGCTGTTGATCTATATCCTGTTACAGCAGATTGCAGGTGGTACGATCACGGCAGGCGGAACCTATTATTTCCAGCATGTATACGGCGACATCAACGGATTTTCCCAGATGATGGCTGTGACAGTAGTGGCAGCGGTCATTGCGCTTCTGGTTTGTCCGTTCCTGGTAAAGAAAATCGGGTCAAAGAAAATGTTCTCACTGGGGTGTATCCTGACGGTCATCTGCTATATCATCATGATCATTTCAGGAAGACATACGCTGATCACGCTTTTGATCTGCCTGCCGCTTTCGCAGGTGTTTGGCCAGATGTTTTTGATGACACAGGCAGGACCGATCGCAGCTGCTGTATCTGATTACAGTTTTAAGAATACAGGCGTTCATGTAGAAGGTATTACGTCATCTGTGGTTAATATCGATATTAAGGTTGGTACCGCGATCGCAACCGGTGTATTAGGCCTGATCATGAGCATCGGCGGTTATGCGGAAGGCGCTGCAGAACAGTCCGTAAGAGCGGTTAATTCCATCTATTTCGCATACATGATCGTTCCGTTGATTATATTCGCGGTACTGGGTATTCTGTTTATGACGACATATAAACTGGAAACACCGACAGAGATAGCATGA